One Streptomyces sp. NBC_00554 DNA segment encodes these proteins:
- a CDS encoding ScbR family autoregulator-binding transcription factor, with translation MGIAGDAFGPQLPAGTRELKQERAVRTRERILAAAAQAFAAKGYPAVTILDVAEAAGMTKGAVYFHYENKDALALAVTDLFYRRIGEIADAVEELDLSPIGSVAELLLRTATAFRDETVLQAGARLQLERQLIGIRLPLPFQGYTELITSWLARDRETGARDELPPPDTLATVLVSAFFGAQHISWVLDDRADLVERTTALVRTIIPSAEEDIQLCPSAPRRC, from the coding sequence ATGGGAATCGCCGGCGATGCTTTCGGCCCTCAACTCCCCGCGGGCACCAGGGAGCTGAAGCAGGAGCGGGCGGTGCGGACGAGGGAGCGCATACTCGCGGCCGCCGCCCAGGCGTTCGCCGCCAAGGGCTATCCCGCGGTCACGATCCTGGACGTGGCCGAGGCAGCCGGCATGACGAAGGGCGCCGTCTACTTCCACTACGAGAACAAGGACGCCCTCGCGCTCGCGGTGACCGACCTGTTCTACCGCCGGATCGGCGAGATCGCCGACGCGGTCGAGGAGTTGGACCTCTCCCCCATCGGCTCCGTGGCCGAGCTGCTGCTGCGGACGGCCACGGCGTTCCGGGACGAGACGGTCCTCCAGGCCGGGGCACGACTCCAGCTCGAACGCCAACTGATCGGCATTCGGCTTCCGTTGCCCTTCCAGGGGTACACCGAGCTGATCACCTCGTGGCTGGCCAGGGATCGCGAGACGGGTGCGCGGGACGAACTTCCGCCGCCCGACACGCTCGCCACCGTGCTGGTCTCCGCCTTCTTCGGCGCCCAGCACATCTCCTGGGTGCTCGACGACCGTGCCGACCTGGTGGAGCGCACGACCGCGCTGGTGCGGACGATCATTCCGTCGGCCGAGGAGGACATCCAGCTGTGTCCGTCCGCGCCACGACGATGTTGA
- a CDS encoding ScbA/BarX family gamma-butyrolactone biosynthesis protein, giving the protein MARRLVHRAAVAEVFVTDAVVLGEDHFLIGSQWPRDHTLYHPDVHRRSDPLLFAETIRQALVYLAHWHYGVPLSHRFVGYDMDFEITDPGAMCVGGKPLPVELDARWQWTDRRPPRRYGARLEVTLSVGGRSCGRGSLRVVALDERSYRIIRGRIGGAESAAVSPEEPSLRLAPGLVGRLRNKDSVLAPGSSAAEWLLRPDLDHAVLFDHPTDHLPLMVLLEGFRQLGHLMTQPATPHPGGPALTLVSAAVDCLAFGEVGVPTRLVVREDVTAVDPWAERRLRLDALQGDTPIASCASVWAPMRPATAGELPVGLPVPCA; this is encoded by the coding sequence GTGGCCCGACGTCTTGTGCACCGGGCCGCCGTGGCGGAGGTCTTCGTCACGGATGCGGTGGTGCTCGGCGAGGACCACTTCCTGATCGGCAGCCAGTGGCCGCGCGACCACACGCTCTATCATCCGGACGTCCACCGGAGAAGCGACCCGCTGCTGTTCGCCGAGACGATCAGACAGGCGCTCGTCTACCTCGCCCACTGGCACTACGGAGTCCCGCTCAGCCACCGCTTCGTGGGGTACGACATGGACTTCGAGATCACCGACCCGGGCGCCATGTGTGTGGGCGGCAAGCCCTTGCCGGTGGAACTGGACGCGCGCTGGCAGTGGACCGACCGCAGGCCGCCACGCCGCTACGGCGCCCGCCTCGAGGTGACACTCTCCGTCGGCGGCCGGAGCTGCGGCCGCGGCAGTCTGCGGGTCGTCGCGCTCGACGAGCGCAGCTATCGGATCATCCGCGGGCGCATCGGCGGAGCCGAGTCCGCCGCCGTCTCGCCCGAGGAGCCGAGCCTTCGGCTGGCGCCGGGCCTGGTCGGCCGGCTGCGGAACAAGGACAGTGTGCTGGCCCCCGGTTCGTCGGCCGCCGAATGGCTGCTGAGACCGGACCTCGATCACGCCGTTCTCTTCGACCACCCCACCGACCACCTGCCGTTGATGGTCCTGTTGGAGGGTTTCCGCCAACTCGGCCACCTGATGACCCAGCCTGCGACGCCGCACCCCGGCGGTCCCGCACTCACCCTCGTGTCGGCGGCCGTCGACTGTCTGGCCTTCGGTGAAGTCGGCGTACCCACCCGCCTCGTCGTGCGCGAGGACGTGACGGCCGTGGACCCATGGGCCGAACGCCGACTGCGCCTCGACGCGCTCCAGGGCGACACGCCGATCGCGAGCTGCGCTTCGGTGTGGGCTCCGATGCGACCGGCGACGGCAGGGGAACTGCCGGTCGGTCTGCCCGTGCCCTGTGCCTGA
- a CDS encoding HAD family hydrolase, with the protein MPDTPRRLVFSDVDETLISGKSLFDFLDFYFAARHGTDGALHAAGTRRRIAALVAGGAPREVGNRAYYEAWRGERLDVVTAWGTEWFAQRSAMPGFYVPATHTALREHREAGDRLVLVSGSFPAVVDPVAADIGACHVLCTRPEARDGILTGAVTGEPCIGEGKRRVVRDLAEGYPDLDLADCYAYGDHPSDLPMLTEVGHPVVVGGSAELLAAIPGARVLPVGAVV; encoded by the coding sequence ATGCCTGACACACCCCGCCGGCTGGTGTTCAGCGACGTCGACGAGACGCTGATCAGCGGCAAGAGTCTGTTCGACTTCCTGGACTTCTACTTCGCCGCCCGGCACGGCACCGACGGAGCCCTGCACGCGGCCGGAACACGGCGTCGTATCGCCGCCCTGGTGGCCGGAGGCGCCCCGCGCGAGGTCGGAAACCGTGCGTACTACGAGGCCTGGAGGGGCGAACGCCTCGACGTCGTGACGGCCTGGGGAACCGAATGGTTCGCGCAGCGCAGCGCCATGCCGGGCTTCTATGTGCCGGCCACGCACACGGCACTTCGCGAGCACCGGGAGGCCGGGGACCGGCTCGTTCTGGTCTCGGGTTCCTTCCCCGCGGTGGTGGACCCCGTCGCGGCCGACATCGGCGCCTGCCATGTGCTCTGCACCCGCCCCGAGGCGAGGGACGGGATCCTCACCGGAGCGGTGACCGGAGAGCCGTGCATCGGGGAGGGCAAGCGGAGAGTGGTACGGGACCTGGCCGAGGGGTACCCGGACCTCGACTTGGCCGACTGCTACGCGTACGGAGACCATCCGTCCGACCTGCCGATGCTCACGGAGGTCGGACACCCTGTTGTGGTGGGCGGCAGCGCGGAGTTGCTGGCTGCGATTCCCGGGGCCCGGGTTCTGCCGGTGGGTGCGGTGGTCTGA
- a CDS encoding TetR family transcriptional regulator: MDASAHEFSRHGYAGANLQRIAAHVGMTKGALYAHFPSKDALAAVFTAAFDRVGHELLQEIGEGDPPLTSLRHVTIGFVRRMQSDLRFRAGLRLASEEACTQGRVPALIVDISAALTRLVGDAQEKEQLTNRQHPELISSLVVALMFGMYYTAPATGIGDNAEQVRQVWQLLSVNDTE; the protein is encoded by the coding sequence TTGGACGCGTCGGCCCACGAGTTCTCGCGCCATGGCTACGCGGGCGCCAATCTCCAGCGCATCGCAGCCCATGTCGGCATGACCAAGGGGGCGTTGTACGCCCACTTCCCGTCCAAGGACGCTCTCGCCGCCGTGTTCACCGCCGCGTTCGACCGGGTGGGGCACGAGCTGCTGCAGGAGATCGGTGAGGGCGACCCGCCGCTGACGAGCCTGCGCCACGTCACGATCGGCTTCGTCCGACGTATGCAGTCGGACCTGCGCTTCCGCGCCGGTCTCCGACTCGCATCCGAGGAGGCCTGCACCCAGGGACGGGTACCGGCCCTCATCGTCGACATTTCGGCCGCGCTCACCCGGCTCGTCGGCGACGCCCAGGAGAAGGAGCAGTTGACCAACCGGCAGCATCCGGAACTGATCAGCTCGCTCGTGGTGGCCCTGATGTTCGGGATGTACTACACCGCACCGGCGACCGGAATCGGCGACAACGCCGAACAGGTGCGCCAGGTCTGGCAATTGCTCTCCGTCAATGACACGGAGTGA
- a CDS encoding BTAD domain-containing putative transcriptional regulator: MRFGVLGALVVWDDEGETVRVPELKVRALLADLLTHDGKPVSADRLVQDLWGDEPPGKPTGALQAKVSQLRRVLGRDRVVLQAPGYRLRLDPAADEVDAGRFHALVAEARPVRDPHTRAVLLTEALDLWRGPAYADFADEEFVRGAVRRLTEQRLSVLEEQAEARLESGDHVLLAGELADLVASHPLRERLRALQMRALYLAGRQSEALASYESLRSRLADDLGVDPGPALSALHQAVLRQDPGLGQTFGMAPGTGMRAPGTGVRAPGTAAVAPGAGATSPGEAAVDRGGAAGLSGTATTALGTGAISPDEAVADPGGAARVSDTATSAPNAPAPALGTDEATAVPGSPAEPSDTATTAPSAPTPAPRTTATPPALTPPAPNPLTGPPHSNLPAPLTPLIGRAEALTGLSQLLTTARLVTLTGPGGVGKTRLAGAAAGTARADELPDGVWLVEFSGVRGGTAADLAQVVASALGIRDDAPSALPGAGAGVPSPSPAHRLAAVLRDRRTLLVLDNCEHVVDAAAELAELLLRTAPGLRVLVTSQEPLGLAGEAVFLVEPLGTDDAVRLFTERAAASAPGFPLDPDTADPDDRAAVAEICRRLDGIPLALELAATRVRALGVRELAARLGDRFRILTAGQRGAPARQQTLRAMIDWSWELLSAPERIVLRRLAVHSDGCDLAAAEAVCAGDGVAREEVLDLVTRLVDRSFVVVVQGPTGPRYRLLESVAAYAMERLHEMQDLTAVRDRHLRHYLALAERAESRLRCAGQRSWLARLDADAGNLRAALDEAVRRAADGQPEEAVRLATALSWWWLLRGRLTEARRSLSTVLAAAPDAAAPELTLVHAAFALLTGDPTEATATAAADAVPDPVRRARALWLCAYGLFSAGEATASAELNARALDLFDTADEQWGTAAALGLRATLALVRGDLGALGRDGLRSAELFGELGDRWGELQTVSPLAALAEIKGEYEEAARLQREGLRMARELGLEAEVSARLSGLGRLALLARDWDQGRALHEQARRSAAEQGYRYGEIHAEMGLALGARRSGDLDAAQAHLLHIRDGHADVSSEAGDHLLLAELGFIAEVRGDAGQSVRHHLHGLDVARSLGEPRALALSLEGLAGAASLGGPGMPAECAALLLGAADAARRGVGAPLPPAERGDVDRVAAAARAALGGPAFTEAFECGARLTAEEAVRHAHTALDWPENTAG, from the coding sequence ATGCGGTTCGGGGTGCTCGGGGCACTGGTGGTGTGGGACGACGAGGGGGAGACGGTCAGGGTCCCCGAGCTCAAGGTCCGGGCACTGCTGGCCGATCTGCTCACGCACGACGGGAAGCCGGTCTCCGCCGACCGCCTCGTCCAGGACCTGTGGGGCGACGAACCGCCGGGCAAGCCGACCGGCGCACTCCAGGCCAAGGTCTCCCAACTGCGCCGGGTCCTCGGCCGGGACCGCGTCGTACTGCAGGCCCCCGGCTATCGTCTGCGGCTCGACCCCGCGGCCGACGAGGTGGACGCCGGCCGGTTCCACGCCCTCGTGGCCGAGGCCCGCCCCGTCCGGGACCCGCACACCCGGGCCGTGCTGCTCACCGAGGCGCTCGACCTGTGGCGGGGGCCCGCCTACGCCGACTTCGCGGACGAGGAGTTCGTACGGGGGGCCGTGCGGCGCCTCACCGAACAGCGGCTCTCCGTACTGGAGGAGCAGGCCGAGGCCCGCCTCGAGTCCGGGGACCATGTGCTGCTCGCCGGCGAACTGGCCGACCTCGTGGCCAGCCACCCCCTGCGCGAGCGTCTGCGCGCCCTCCAGATGAGGGCGCTCTACCTGGCCGGCCGCCAGAGCGAGGCCCTCGCCTCCTACGAGTCCCTGCGCTCCCGCCTCGCCGATGACCTCGGCGTCGACCCCGGCCCCGCCCTCAGCGCCCTCCACCAGGCGGTACTTCGCCAGGACCCGGGGTTGGGCCAGACCTTCGGCATGGCGCCCGGAACGGGCATGCGGGCACCCGGTACAGGCGTGCGGGCCCCTGGTACGGCTGCGGTGGCGCCGGGTGCGGGTGCGACCTCCCCCGGTGAGGCCGCGGTTGACCGCGGCGGCGCTGCGGGGCTGTCCGGTACGGCCACGACGGCACTGGGCACGGGTGCGATCTCCCCCGATGAGGCCGTGGCTGACCCCGGCGGCGCTGCGAGGGTGTCCGACACGGCCACATCGGCACCGAACGCGCCCGCTCCTGCCCTCGGTACAGATGAGGCCACAGCCGTACCCGGCAGCCCTGCGGAGCCGTCCGACACGGCCACAACGGCACCGAGCGCACCCACTCCCGCCCCCCGAACCACCGCGACGCCCCCCGCCCTCACCCCGCCGGCCCCGAACCCCCTCACCGGACCACCCCACTCGAACCTCCCCGCCCCCCTGACCCCCCTCATCGGCCGCGCCGAAGCCCTGACCGGGCTCTCCCAACTCCTCACCACCGCCCGCCTGGTGACCCTCACCGGCCCCGGTGGCGTGGGCAAGACCCGGCTCGCGGGGGCGGCGGCCGGGACGGCGAGGGCGGATGAACTCCCCGACGGCGTCTGGCTCGTGGAGTTCTCCGGAGTCCGGGGCGGTACCGCCGCCGACCTCGCCCAGGTCGTGGCCTCCGCTCTCGGGATCCGGGACGACGCCCCGTCCGCACTGCCGGGCGCCGGGGCCGGGGTACCCTCGCCGTCCCCGGCGCACCGCCTCGCCGCGGTCCTGCGGGACCGCCGCACCCTGCTCGTCCTGGACAACTGCGAGCACGTGGTCGACGCCGCCGCCGAACTCGCCGAGCTGTTGCTGCGCACCGCGCCCGGGCTGCGGGTGCTGGTCACCAGTCAGGAACCGCTCGGCTTGGCGGGCGAGGCCGTGTTCCTCGTGGAGCCGCTCGGAACCGACGACGCCGTACGGCTGTTCACCGAGCGTGCCGCCGCCTCCGCACCCGGCTTCCCGCTCGACCCGGACACTGCCGACCCGGACGACCGCGCCGCCGTCGCCGAGATCTGCCGCCGCCTCGACGGCATCCCGCTCGCTCTGGAGCTCGCCGCCACCCGCGTACGCGCCCTGGGCGTAAGGGAGTTGGCGGCCCGGCTCGGCGACCGGTTCCGGATCCTGACCGCCGGGCAGCGAGGTGCGCCCGCCCGTCAGCAGACGCTGCGGGCGATGATCGACTGGAGCTGGGAGCTGCTCAGCGCACCCGAGCGCATCGTCCTGCGCCGCCTCGCCGTACACAGTGACGGCTGCGACCTGGCCGCCGCCGAAGCGGTGTGCGCGGGCGACGGCGTGGCCCGCGAGGAGGTCCTCGACCTGGTGACCCGGCTCGTCGACCGGTCGTTCGTGGTCGTCGTGCAGGGCCCCACCGGCCCCCGTTACCGGCTCCTGGAGTCCGTCGCCGCGTACGCGATGGAGCGCCTGCACGAGATGCAGGACCTGACCGCCGTACGCGACCGCCATCTGCGCCACTATCTCGCGCTCGCCGAACGCGCCGAGTCCCGGCTGCGCTGTGCGGGCCAGCGATCCTGGCTCGCCCGCCTGGACGCGGACGCCGGCAATCTGCGCGCGGCGCTCGACGAGGCGGTGCGCCGCGCCGCCGACGGGCAGCCCGAGGAGGCCGTACGACTGGCCACCGCGCTGTCCTGGTGGTGGCTGCTGCGCGGCCGCCTCACCGAGGCACGCCGCAGCCTGTCGACTGTCCTCGCCGCCGCTCCGGACGCCGCCGCCCCCGAACTCACCCTGGTGCACGCCGCGTTCGCGCTGCTCACCGGCGACCCCACGGAGGCGACGGCCACGGCGGCGGCCGACGCCGTCCCCGATCCGGTACGCCGGGCCCGCGCCCTCTGGCTGTGCGCGTACGGCCTGTTCAGCGCGGGCGAGGCGACCGCGAGCGCGGAGCTGAACGCCCGGGCCCTCGACCTCTTCGACACGGCCGACGAGCAATGGGGTACGGCTGCCGCGCTCGGCCTGCGGGCCACGCTCGCCCTGGTCCGCGGCGACCTCGGCGCACTCGGCCGGGACGGACTGCGCAGCGCCGAGCTCTTCGGTGAACTGGGCGACCGCTGGGGCGAGTTGCAGACCGTGTCACCGCTCGCCGCGCTCGCCGAGATCAAGGGCGAGTACGAGGAAGCGGCCCGCCTGCAGCGGGAAGGGCTGCGCATGGCACGGGAGTTGGGCCTGGAGGCGGAGGTGTCGGCGCGGCTGTCCGGGCTCGGCCGGCTCGCGCTGCTCGCCCGCGACTGGGATCAGGGCCGGGCCCTGCACGAACAGGCACGTCGCAGCGCCGCCGAGCAGGGCTACAGGTACGGCGAGATCCACGCGGAGATGGGCCTGGCACTCGGCGCCCGCCGCTCGGGCGACCTCGATGCGGCGCAGGCGCACCTGCTGCACATCCGCGACGGCCACGCCGACGTCTCCTCGGAGGCGGGCGACCATCTGCTCCTCGCGGAACTCGGCTTCATCGCCGAAGTCCGCGGCGACGCCGGTCAGTCGGTCCGTCATCACCTGCACGGCCTGGACGTCGCCCGCTCCCTCGGCGAACCGCGGGCCCTCGCCCTGTCCCTGGAGGGCCTCGCGGGCGCGGCCTCCCTGGGCGGACCGGGGATGCCGGCCGAGTGCGCCGCGCTGCTGCTCGGGGCGGCGGACGCGGCCCGCAGAGGGGTGGGCGCCCCGCTGCCGCCCGCCGAGCGCGGCGACGTCGACCGCGTCGCGGCGGCGGCACGGGCTGCCCTGGGCGGACCGGCCTTCACGGAAGCTTTCGAGTGCGGCGCGCGGCTGACCGCCGAGGAAGCGGTGCGCCATGCCCATACGGCCCTCGACTGGCCGGAGAACACGGCCGGTTGA
- a CDS encoding SDR family oxidoreductase — translation MTRYAGRRAVVVDQANGIGLAIAKRLVEGGAEVLLTAGTAQERAYASAELGSAARVVAPDAVESALGPVDGTGHRGVDLVFADAVPTARPLLPHLDDGGAVVLTAAAPTPASVRTLAAELVSRGIRVNAVAPSCIEAPASDAAPLPPLGRLGSAEEVARAALFLATDATFTTGAQLPVDGGLGHP, via the coding sequence ATGACCAGGTACGCGGGCAGGAGGGCCGTGGTCGTCGACCAGGCCAACGGGATCGGTCTGGCCATCGCCAAGCGGCTCGTGGAGGGCGGCGCGGAGGTCCTGCTGACCGCGGGCACCGCGCAGGAGCGGGCGTATGCGAGCGCCGAACTGGGTTCCGCCGCCCGGGTGGTCGCCCCGGACGCCGTCGAGTCCGCCCTCGGACCGGTCGACGGCACCGGCCACCGCGGCGTCGACCTCGTCTTCGCCGACGCCGTACCGACCGCTCGTCCGCTGCTGCCGCACCTCGACGACGGCGGCGCGGTGGTGCTCACCGCCGCCGCCCCGACCCCGGCCTCCGTACGCACGCTCGCCGCCGAGCTCGTCTCGCGCGGCATCCGCGTCAACGCGGTGGCCCCGAGCTGTATCGAGGCGCCGGCCAGCGACGCCGCACCGCTGCCCCCGCTGGGGCGCCTCGGCTCCGCCGAGGAGGTGGCCCGGGCCGCGCTGTTCCTCGCCACGGACGCGACGTTCACAACCGGCGCCCAACTCCCCGTCGACGGCGGTCTCGGCCACCCCTAG
- a CDS encoding acyl-CoA dehydrogenase family protein: MTDAEIRRVRATPLGQGGALSPEAVRRAADTARRDSREAQRERRLTPGTVAALEAAGFARHFVPRRWGGEEGTFGEVFRAAVTVGEGCASAAWCAVLWAAHGRFASLLPEEGQKEIWGEGPDVRIAAALMPRSGSASRAPGGWLLHGEWDLASGVDGAHWILLVAPEVTEPDRPARLFAVPRSLVTVHDTWNATGLRATGSNTVVLDATVVPETRSIRLAKLLAGDDTGVPRCHAAPAHLAGGLMFCAPAVGAARRALAVWTRWAKADTPGDVRPLDRPSVQERLARSAAEIDAAELMLRTAAQRADTEPITPGAVAVNRRDAAVAVEWLATAVDRLFRTGGAHLRDVDGELHRHWTDVLTVASHGALRLEPAAEAFARSLDTVGGSEDA, encoded by the coding sequence ATGACTGACGCCGAAATACGACGAGTTCGCGCCACACCGCTCGGTCAAGGCGGCGCGCTGAGCCCGGAAGCCGTTCGGCGGGCGGCCGACACGGCCCGTCGGGACTCCCGTGAGGCCCAGCGCGAGCGGCGGTTGACACCGGGGACGGTCGCCGCCCTGGAAGCCGCGGGCTTCGCACGCCACTTCGTCCCCCGGCGCTGGGGCGGCGAGGAAGGGACATTCGGCGAGGTGTTCCGCGCGGCCGTCACGGTGGGAGAGGGATGCGCCTCGGCCGCATGGTGCGCGGTCCTGTGGGCGGCACACGGACGGTTCGCGTCGCTGCTGCCCGAGGAGGGGCAGAAGGAGATCTGGGGCGAGGGGCCCGACGTCCGGATCGCCGCCGCCCTCATGCCCCGGTCGGGCAGCGCGTCCAGGGCGCCCGGAGGATGGCTGCTGCACGGCGAATGGGACCTGGCCAGCGGCGTCGACGGCGCCCACTGGATCCTGCTGGTCGCGCCGGAGGTGACGGAGCCGGACCGTCCGGCACGCCTCTTCGCTGTCCCCAGAAGCCTCGTGACCGTCCACGACACCTGGAACGCCACGGGCCTGCGCGCCACCGGCAGCAACACGGTCGTTCTCGACGCGACCGTGGTGCCCGAAACCCGCAGCATCCGCCTCGCCAAGTTGTTGGCCGGCGACGACACGGGCGTGCCCCGGTGCCACGCGGCGCCCGCCCATCTCGCGGGCGGCCTCATGTTCTGCGCGCCCGCGGTCGGCGCCGCCCGCCGCGCCCTGGCCGTCTGGACCCGGTGGGCCAAGGCGGACACCCCCGGTGACGTACGGCCCCTGGACCGCCCCTCCGTGCAGGAGCGTCTGGCCCGCTCGGCCGCCGAGATCGACGCGGCCGAGCTGATGCTGCGTACCGCGGCGCAAAGGGCGGACACCGAACCGATCACTCCGGGGGCGGTCGCCGTCAACCGCCGGGACGCCGCCGTGGCCGTGGAGTGGCTGGCCACCGCGGTCGACCGGCTGTTTCGCACCGGCGGCGCCCATCTTCGCGACGTGGACGGTGAGTTGCACCGGCATTGGACGGACGTCCTGACCGTCGCCTCCCACGGCGCACTGCGCCTGGAACCCGCCGCAGAAGCCTTCGCCCGTTCCCTCGACACCGTCGGCGGGTCCGAAGATGCCTGA